The segment GAAATTGCGGCACTTTCGTTCCAAAACCTAGGTGTACTCACCAGAGCGTTGGACAACTACGAATCGTTGTTCTTGAAAAACAACAACACCAACACACTCTATCAAATGGCTTTTTTGCAGTATCAACTCAAGCGATACAAGGAATCCAAGACTTCCACCGACTTGCTGCTACAGCGCAAAGACGTAGATGAAATCCAACTGGTATTCAACAAAATAGACAAGAGCACCCAAGAGGTAAGCATGCGTGCTGCACTACTCAACCTGCAAGGTCTGATTGCCAAAGAAGAAGGAAGAAAAGAAGATGCTAAAAAGTTGTTCCTTGACGCGCTCAACGTCGCTCCAGGTTTTGAGTTGCCGCAGGCCAACTTGAGTAAGCTAACAAAAGGACAATAAGAATAAAGAAGTAAAACATAAAGGGCCAGTTCATCATTCCAGTCGGGATCAAGAGCTGGCCTTTTTTGATGACAGTCACCCTCCCTTGGCCGACATCTGCCATGATTCTCATGAACACCTGCCGAGATTTTTCTTCCTAGCTGCTGTGACTTTTCTTTAAACACGCGCGGGTTTTAAGAAAAACATACGTATCTTTTCATAAAAAGACAGGTATGTTTTTCTTAAAAGATAGCTATCTTTTTCAATGGAGTTACAGGGGTTTTAGATAGAAACAAAGGTGATACAAAACAAAATCTACGCATCATGGCAATCAAATATAAGGTAGTAAGCAAAAGACCAGGCGGCATAGCTGGTAAAAGACCCACAAGATACTATCCTGTACTCACCAGACGGAGAGTTGCCGACACTCGATACCTCATCAACCATATCAGCAGCATGAGTACGCTCAGTGGTGCGGATTTAGTTAGTGTATTCGAAAGCCTTAGAACTATCATCCCAGAACTACTCGGGGATGGAAAAAATGTGCGAATTGATGGATTGGGGACATTTAGCATCCACGCCCACAGCAAAGGAAAAGATACAGCAGACGACGTGACATCTAGAGATATAGACAGCCTAAAGATCAGCTTCTTGCCCGACAAAGGTGTCAAAATGATGCTGAAGTCCATCAAATTTGAAAAAGTCCAGTAAACCCAGAAACCACCTCTCTTCTACTAGCACCGTACTAACCTGAGTTCGACTCTTAAAGAGGGCTCATGACCCACTATAGGGCAAAATCAAAATGACCTTTGATTAAACAGTGCAGAAAAACCCTTCAAAGGTTCTCTTTCCAGATCATAGGCAAAACGAATGGTAAACTAAATTCTCCCAAAAAGCCCTTGAAGGGATATTTGCCTGCGATCAGTTGTTGGCTGTCATACTCATGAAAAATGCTTAATCTGCTCGGTCGCAATTGTTTTGCGATTGAAACATTCAAGATCAAGTGAATACTGTCCATAAGAAAGTAATGAAGGCAGCTATCTACCAAGATTTCGGTATATTCCTATGATCATCGCATCAAACCGACCATTGTTTTGATCAAATATGAGGCTGAGGTGTTAGTTTTGGTAGTGACCCCAGTCTAAAAAAGACAAAGAATATTTTATCTACTAGATTTGGTAAAAACATATAGTGGATATCATACAATGGCATTGTACACAATATTGACACCCAATGAGATACTTAATAATCATCATAATCTGCCTGATTTCAAGTTGTTCTGAAAAATCAGAGATTGCGCAAATTAAACGAATAGACGGTTCGACAATAGCAGAAGCTGAATTGGACACTAATATTAAAACCCTTGTTGACACAGCAAATGTGACGGGTTTGACCGTTACTATTTTCAACCAAGATACAGTAGCATATCAAAAAGCATTCGGATTCTCAAACCTCAATAAAAAGGATAGTTTAAATCTTAAACAAGTGTTTTATGGCGCTTCTTTGAGTAAAGCTGTTTTTGGTTATCTAGTGGCGCAGCTTGCTGACGAAGGAATAATTGACCTAGATAAACCATTACAGGAATACTTCAGTACAGCCATCCCTGAATTGCAATTTGAGAAAGAATGGAGGGGATTCAAAAATCTATCGGATGATGAACGATATAAGAAAATAACAGCAAGAATGTGCCTGTCACATACAACTGGTTTTCCCAATTGGAGATGGATAAGTAGAACTGGAGAGTTCACTCCTGAGGGAGATATTTTGTTTTATTTTGACCCTGGAACTGATTACAGTTATTCAGGAGAAGGAATGATGTTATTACAGTACGCTATTAAAAACCTAACTGGAAAAGGATTAGAAGAATTGGCAAAAGAACGAGTTTTTGATCCTTTAAAGATGGATATGACCAGCTATTTATGGCAAGAACGATTTGAGGACAATTATTGTAATGGACATACGACAGAGCAAAAAGTAATTGATAAAGATAAAGCCGATGAACCTGCCGCTGCAGGTTCAATGTCAACAACTCCTGTGGATTACTCAAGATTCTTAGAAAAAATACTTGCCTTATGTTCCCTTAACTCCCCTGTTACCAAATTGATGTTTTCTCCTAATATTCGCATTAAGTCAAAGAAACAATTTGGACCACTTTCCATAGAAAAATCTAATGCAAATGACAGTATTGATTTAAGTTATGGTTTGGGATGGGGAATATTAAAATCGCCATATGGATACGGATATTTTAAAGAAGGTCATGGAGAGGGCTTTCAGCATTATTCGATCCTCTTTCCAGAAAAGAATATAGGAATTCTCCTAATGTCAAATAGTGACAATGCAGAAAGTGTTTTCAAAGAAATCCTTGAAATAGGAATCAAGGATATTTATACATCTTGGTACTGGGAAGATTACATTCCATATAATGAAAAATAAAAAAACGCTCGGTCGCCATTGCTTTGCGATTGAAACATTCAAGATCAAGTGAATACTGTCCATAGGAAAGTGATGAAGGCTACTGTTCCCCACCAAAAACGGGATAGGTTACATCTTCATGCCACAGTACGGAATCGGTCATGCTGATGGGACAACTCAAATGCTAACCGTGAACTCATTGCTAAAATTCATTCTAGAGAAGGGAAGGGTTTGAATTACATGCCACGTCATCGCCGGTTAATACAAAGACTACATACGCACCATTCTTCAATCTATTTTTTCCTACGAATCATGCTCTTGGCATTGGAAAGGTCTATCTCGTACTCCTCATGATGGAATATCTTGGTGATGGCGCCAGATTGGATGAGTGATGCTGGATCACCAGATACGATGGCCGAGTTGAAGTCCATGAGCCAGAGCTGATCTGCAAACTGCAGCGACAGATCTAGCTCATGAGTAGAAACCAGGATGGCCTTTTGGGTCTTGGACTTGATGGCTGCAAACAAACCAAACATATCGATACGATTGACGATATCAAGATGGGCAGTCGGTTCGTCCATCAGGATGAAGTCCGTGTCCTGCGCCAGTGCTCTGGCTACCATGGCTTTTTGAAACTGTCCATCACTCAGCGTGCCTAGCTTGGCGTGCTCGATGTAGTTGATCTTGCACAGATCGATGGATTCTTGGATTTTGCGTTTGTCTTCGGTACTCTCCTTTCCTATCCAGTTGGTGTAGGGAAATCTACCCAGTGCGACCAACTCTCTGACACTCATGTTGGACATCCCGATTTTGTCAGTGGTGATGATGCCGATTTGCTTGGCAAGATCCTTTCTATCCATGTTGCTCAGTTTTTCCTCCCCGATCATGACTTCACCAGACAGCGGTGTTTGTGTGCCAGACAGCGTCCTAAGCAAAGTGCTCTTTCCTACCCCGTTCTGTCCCAGTAGACAGATCAGTTGCCCTGGTTGCAGGGCTAGGCTGACCTCCGAGGCAATGATTTTTTCGCCATACCCGATACTTAGATGTGCTGTACTGAGTGCCTTCATGTCAAAATCCACTTTGAATGTTCTTTCGTTTCACAATCAGCCAGATCACCAGCGGTCCACCTAGCAGAGAGGTGATGGCGTTGAGTGGCAGAGACTGAGCCAATCCAGGCAAGCGAGACACCATGTCACAAAACAACAACACCACGGATCCCATCACGGCTGAGTAAGGAATCAACTTCTTATGATCGGAAGTATCCAATATCATCCGCGCGATGTGTGGCCCAGCCAATCCTATGAAAGCAATCGGTCCACAATAGGCCGTCACCGTCCCCGCCAGTAGGGCCGTCACGCAGATGATGGCGTATTTGGATCGTTGCAAATTCAGGCCCGCATTGCGCGCATAGGCATTGCCGATTAGGTAGATATTCAGAGGTTTCAGCAGGAATATGGAAGAGACCAATCCAATCATGATGAGGGGTACCATCATTGTCAACTCTCCCATCGTCACGCTGCCCAAATCCCCAAAAGTCCACATCAGATAGGCCTGTATATCCTCAGGATTGCTAAAATACTGTAGCACACTCACCACGGCCCCTGTCGCCGAACTAAACATCAGACCAATGATCAACAGAGAAGTATGATCGGCCACTTTGGTAGAAAAGTAAATCACTACCAAGAAGACCAAAAAAGAACCCATAATAGCACCCAAAGTCGTAGATATCCCTGCGTAATAGGTCAAGCCTATCACAGAAAAAAATGAACTCCCCAGTACGACCAAAGCCACGCCCAAACTCGCACCAGAGCTAATTCCCAACACAAAAGGTCCTGCCAAGGGATTGCGGAAAAAGGTCTGCATAAACAAGCCACTCAGACTCAAAGAAGCCCCCGCCAACAGTGCCGCCAACGCACGTGGCAGGCGGTAATTGAAGATAATATTTTGCCACACCCGTGTGTCATCCGATGGGTCGGTGATGATCACGTATAGATCTGATGGCGGTATCCATACCGAGCCCACGACGATATTGAGCACAAAAAGCGCTGCACAAAGGAGTCCTAGAAAGAGAATGGATTTGAACACTTAGAGTTGAAAGTATAGAGTTATAAAGTTGAAAGTATAAAGCTGAAATCGTTTTCAATGACTATACTATTTAACCAATAGCCATTTTCTTTACCTCCAAATAAAGCAAAGCTAATAGAATATTTGAGTAAAAAACTAGGAATAGCTATCCTTCCTGTGTCCTACTTTTCGAATATCAACGATTCTAATTTCGTCATCAATGGTGTAGAGTACTCTGTGGTTTCCTATCCTTATACGCCAGTTTTGGGAGTTCCCTTTTAGCTTTTTGGCTCCACTGGGGCGTGGATCATTCGCTAATAGATTTGAAAATCTTGTTATTGACACTTTTGGATATCCTTTATGACAGTAGCAAGCGGTACTGTCAACTGGCGGTTTTGCTCCTGATGTCGTCGGGAAGGTTTCTAGCACGCAGAATTTGTCCCTGCAGCCTGCAGGAAGGTTTTCAAGGTCTCGTTCTAAAATAAGTTGACAGGTTATAGATAAATACTGATATGAGTTGACCATGATACTAGGAAATTGACCTTCAGGATAGCCCTATTCGAGAAAGAACCCTGTCAGGGTTACTCTCAATCAAAAAATCGTGGTTTCGAAACCATCCATGTCTAATATCAATACAACCCTGATAGGGTTGATACAGCAGAGAAACTCTACATACAGCACGCCTACCGCAGTAATCAGTGCGGCTTATCAAAGCTATCTCGGCTTACTCCAATTTCTTATAATAGTACAGTTCATAGTCCGGCAACAGTTCTGGATGGAGGATTTTGATATGATCGGCCAGCAAGAGATGCGGATTGGCGTTGCCTGACTCAAAGTAGTCATTGCCTCCATTGGCAGTGGATCGCTTGGTGTAGGTATATACCTGTCCAGTTTTGAATGCCTTGAAATCCGCATACCTTTCGTCTGCTGCGACTATGTCTGCCAGCGACTCATAGTTGGCCGCACCGATCCAAAAATCCGCATCGTGTGCTTTGGCATACACTGCTTCAAAGTCCAGATTCAGCCAGCCGTTGCCCTGATCATCCGACCAGAGATAGTTACCTCCAGCATCGTTGATCATCATACCGTTGTAGTTGTTGCCCGCAGGCATGAACCATGTGCCGCCGTACAAAGTACCCGAATAAACGGTGGGTCGATTCACCTCAGTCACCATAGCAAGCAATGAATCATAGGCCAAGACCACTTGATCAAAATATGCCTCAGATTCCTTTTCCTTTCCAGTCAGATACCCTACAAATTTGATCCACTCTGCCCGTCCCAAAACGGTGTTCTCCATGTAATCAGGAGTCAAGACAATGGTCTGTCCTAGCTCCTGCAATTTCTCCAGTTGGCGATTTTCACCCCTTGCCACAAAGGCCAATACGATGTCTGCTTTCAGATTCAATACCTGCTCTACATCTATTTTTCCTTCACTCCCGATCTCTACCATATGCTGAGCATCCAATAGTTGATTGATCTTGGACGAATAGATATACTGTGTTTGGGCAAAACCCTTTAACTTCTCCTCAACCCCCAAAATCTCCAAAAAAGAAAGATGGGTAGTAGAGTTGGAGACCAAGCTATTGACCGGATATTTGATGGGGATGAAATGATGATAAGCCTCTCCCTCAGGGATGGAATCATCATAAATCATGTAAGTCAAAGCATCTTCATTGCCTTGCCAAGGTTGGTTGACCGTGATGATGCGATAGCCCTCCATACTTTCTATAGAGAAGCGCTCGGCGTATTGGACGATTCCTACATTGGGTTCTGAGGTGGTGGTATGAGTTTCATTGGGCTGACATGCCCAAAAGCCAAAGACAATTAAAAAGGGAACAAGATTTTTCATAAGTTCCGCAAGCTCGGACAATTTTTGATGAACTCCGAAACTTGATTCAAAAGTTCTACCCTCAATTTAATGGCGAAATAAAAATGGATAAATCCAATAAGCAAACGATTACCACCTATAGCCCAGGGTTTAAACCCTGGGCTATAGGAAATGCAAGGTACAACCCAACCGTTTCAACGGTTTAAAACAGACGACCATGAAGCATTCATTCAATAAAATGATTCTACCATTACATTCGTGGTAGTACCGATTCAAATTTACCTTCTCACGAAAGAAGATCCTGCCTCCATGGTAGCATAGGATTTAATTTCTTCAAAATCTTCAGAGGACATGTTGTCTTCCGCCTTTCCCTTGTTGGGCAAGACAAAGCCCGTATCATTTTGCCACCATTGTGCGGCTAGCTGTTTGGTTTCGTCTTGGCATACCTCAAAATGATCAATACAAGATTCGCAAGTCATCCAAACAATCTCTTTGCCTGCGGTCTTTTCAAAGATGATTTTTCTCATCATCGTAGCACGCTGATCTTGGTTTTTGAAATGAGCAGTAGTGTACGAGAGCGTTTCAGGTTCTACCATTTTGCGATCCCAATATTTGCGCGAAGACACCACTTGCGCTGTGGACAAGGCAAATCCATCATTTTGATTCATTATGGATTTACAAATACTGCAAGCTGCCTGCTTCTTTTTGGGAGGAGACTTGAAAATTTTATCTAGGAATCTCATAGGTAGTTAGTTTGTATGCAACATCTCTGTAGATGCTTTTGATTCTTGTTTAGTTGCACCAAGACTTGCATTATTACGAGTCAATCTAAAAATACCGAATATTTCTTACCTTCTGTCTAACAATACTCTAAAATCCTTTAACATTGCGGTAATTATTGGTTTGGACGTTGCCTGCTGCATCGTCTGATTAAAAGGGAATTCGGTGATTCTCGTTCAGAAAGAAAAATCCGAAGCTGTCCCCGCAACTGTAATCCTTGATTCTAGCAAATAGAATACATTTTTGATCCACAACACCACTGGTCATGTACTGGGAAGGTTATCAAAAATCAGGAAAGCCAGGAGACCTGCCTATAATTTTGATTACTGAGCTTTCGGGTGAAAGGTCTTGGGATTGAGATGGAATATTATCCTTCTACATCTTGGGCTGCTCTGTATTTTAATCTGATTCATATGCGGAGAGTTGTTATTATGTCCCTTTTATGTTTACTATGTCATTTGGCATGGTCACAGCAGGATTCTGTCCTGCTGGATGGGGTCAGTGTCTATTCCAGTCGCATGAGGACTTTTGCCGCTGCTGACAAAATCATCCTCATTGATAGCGGTATTCAAAAGATGAACGATGGCAATTCCCTAGCCATGCTCCTGACCAAAATCGCTCCACTCAACATCAGAGCTTATGGTATCGGTGGATTGTCCACACCATCTCTGCGTGGAACTGGCAGCAACCAAACAGCAGTGGTGTGGGAAGGACTCAACCTCCAAAGTCAGATGAACGGCAGTCTGGACCTCAATCTCGTTCCATCCATCATGGTAGACGATGTATCGATTCAGTTTGGTGGTAGTAGCTCCATGTTTGGATCGGGTGCCATGGGTGGGACGATCCAAATGGGAAGCAGTGCCCCTTCCTTCCAGTCTGGCATCTCCGCCTCTCTCCACGAACAACTTGGCAGCTTCGGACTACAAAGTCACGCATTCAAAGTGAAGGCTGCCACCCAAAAGTTGAGTTTGGGAGTCCGAGCCTTCCTCAAAGAAGCCGACAATGATTTTGAGTTCTACAATGTGTACAACCAGTCAGACGAAACCATGCGCAATGCCCAAGTCAAGCAATATGGCATCTTGACAGAACTCGCCTATCGACCATTGCCCAACGGTCTGTTGGAGCTAAAACACTGGTACCAGGACAACGATACCCACGTCCCCAAAACAGCAGGTGCAGGACAGGAATCCAATGCGATTCAATACGATCAATTCCATAGAGCCATCTTAAAATACGATCAAAAACTTAGCAATGCTTGGCGACTCAATTACAAATTAGGGCTACTAGATCATGTGCTAAACTATGACGACAAGATCAACACCCATTCGCACAGC is part of the Reichenbachiella agarivorans genome and harbors:
- a CDS encoding HU family DNA-binding protein — translated: MAIKYKVVSKRPGGIAGKRPTRYYPVLTRRRVADTRYLINHISSMSTLSGADLVSVFESLRTIIPELLGDGKNVRIDGLGTFSIHAHSKGKDTADDVTSRDIDSLKISFLPDKGVKMMLKSIKFEKVQ
- a CDS encoding serine hydrolase domain-containing protein, coding for MRYLIIIIICLISSCSEKSEIAQIKRIDGSTIAEAELDTNIKTLVDTANVTGLTVTIFNQDTVAYQKAFGFSNLNKKDSLNLKQVFYGASLSKAVFGYLVAQLADEGIIDLDKPLQEYFSTAIPELQFEKEWRGFKNLSDDERYKKITARMCLSHTTGFPNWRWISRTGEFTPEGDILFYFDPGTDYSYSGEGMMLLQYAIKNLTGKGLEELAKERVFDPLKMDMTSYLWQERFEDNYCNGHTTEQKVIDKDKADEPAAAGSMSTTPVDYSRFLEKILALCSLNSPVTKLMFSPNIRIKSKKQFGPLSIEKSNANDSIDLSYGLGWGILKSPYGYGYFKEGHGEGFQHYSILFPEKNIGILLMSNSDNAESVFKEILEIGIKDIYTSWYWEDYIPYNEK
- a CDS encoding ABC transporter ATP-binding protein, whose amino-acid sequence is MKALSTAHLSIGYGEKIIASEVSLALQPGQLICLLGQNGVGKSTLLRTLSGTQTPLSGEVMIGEEKLSNMDRKDLAKQIGIITTDKIGMSNMSVRELVALGRFPYTNWIGKESTEDKRKIQESIDLCKINYIEHAKLGTLSDGQFQKAMVARALAQDTDFILMDEPTAHLDIVNRIDMFGLFAAIKSKTQKAILVSTHELDLSLQFADQLWLMDFNSAIVSGDPASLIQSGAITKIFHHEEYEIDLSNAKSMIRRKK
- a CDS encoding iron ABC transporter permease, with the translated sequence MFKSILFLGLLCAALFVLNIVVGSVWIPPSDLYVIITDPSDDTRVWQNIIFNYRLPRALAALLAGASLSLSGLFMQTFFRNPLAGPFVLGISSGASLGVALVVLGSSFFSVIGLTYYAGISTTLGAIMGSFLVFLVVIYFSTKVADHTSLLIIGLMFSSATGAVVSVLQYFSNPEDIQAYLMWTFGDLGSVTMGELTMMVPLIMIGLVSSIFLLKPLNIYLIGNAYARNAGLNLQRSKYAIICVTALLAGTVTAYCGPIAFIGLAGPHIARMILDTSDHKKLIPYSAVMGSVVLLFCDMVSRLPGLAQSLPLNAITSLLGGPLVIWLIVKRKNIQSGF
- a CDS encoding type II toxin-antitoxin system RelE family toxin, with the protein product MVNSYQYLSITCQLILERDLENLPAGCRDKFCVLETFPTTSGAKPPVDSTACYCHKGYPKVSITRFSNLLANDPRPSGAKKLKGNSQNWRIRIGNHRVLYTIDDEIRIVDIRKVGHRKDSYS
- a CDS encoding ABC transporter substrate-binding protein, giving the protein MKNLVPFLIVFGFWACQPNETHTTTSEPNVGIVQYAERFSIESMEGYRIITVNQPWQGNEDALTYMIYDDSIPEGEAYHHFIPIKYPVNSLVSNSTTHLSFLEILGVEEKLKGFAQTQYIYSSKINQLLDAQHMVEIGSEGKIDVEQVLNLKADIVLAFVARGENRQLEKLQELGQTIVLTPDYMENTVLGRAEWIKFVGYLTGKEKESEAYFDQVVLAYDSLLAMVTEVNRPTVYSGTLYGGTWFMPAGNNYNGMMINDAGGNYLWSDDQGNGWLNLDFEAVYAKAHDADFWIGAANYESLADIVAADERYADFKAFKTGQVYTYTKRSTANGGNDYFESGNANPHLLLADHIKILHPELLPDYELYYYKKLE